A portion of the Oncorhynchus nerka isolate Pitt River linkage group LG27, Oner_Uvic_2.0, whole genome shotgun sequence genome contains these proteins:
- the LOC115112408 gene encoding CD81 antigen-like, whose translation MGVEGCTKCIKYMLFFFNFIFWLAGGVVLGVALWLRHDGHTSSLLELKFDGQQAPTTFLNSVHILIAVGAVMMVVGFLGCYGAIQESQCLLGTFFACLVILFACEVAAGIFGFMHKDSISKELITFYDNVYDNSVATTLTDQDKKQAAAAVLKAFHETLECCGRGISNPFTTLITQGFTDICPKSVSASTTDCHGKIRELFNEKVYLIGIAALIVAIIMIFEMTFSMVLCCGIRNSPVY comes from the exons ATGGGAGTCGAAGGCTGCACTAAATGTATCAAATACATGCTTTTCTTCTTCAACTTCATCTTCTGG CTCGCAGGAGGTGTGGTCCTGGGCGTGGCTCTGTGGCTTCGACATGACGGCCACACCAGCAGCCTGCTAGAGTTGAAGTTTGACGGCCAACAAGCACCAACCACCTTCTTAAACA GTGTACACATCCTGATTGCTGTTGGCGCAGTGATGATGGTTGTCGGGTTCCTCGGCTGCTATGGTGCCATTCAGGAGTCTCAGTGTCTTCTTGGAACA TTCTTTGCCTGCTTGGTGATCCTGTTCGCTTGTGAGGTGGCAGCTGGAATCTTTGGATTCATGCACAAAGATTCG ATTTCCAAAGAGCTGATTACCTTCTATGACAATGTGTACGACAACTCTGTAGCAACCActttaacagaccaggacaagAAACAGGCTGCAGCTGCTGTGCTGAAGGCCTTCCATGAGACG TTGGAATGCTGTGGTAGGGGCATCAGCAACCCGTTCACTACGTTAATCACCCAAGGTTTTACAGACATCTGCCCCAAGTCAGTCTCCGCTTCCACTACA GATTGTCATGGAAAAATCAGGGAGCTCTTTAACGAGAAGGTTTACCTGATTGGCATCGCTGCCCTGATAGTTGCTATTATTATG ATCTTTGAGATGACCTTTAGTATGGTCCTGTGCTGTGGGATCCGCAACAGCCCGGTGTACTAA